In Nocardia sputorum, a single genomic region encodes these proteins:
- a CDS encoding TMEM143 family protein — MDAEHFLPFRKSAVISLCADELPDAERASFAEFARLLAAMVHHEFHMRGEAVLDAYHVVDPAEDERVIRAATPEDRAAARARVERELVALAEAADFTRIDATEIERAFAEHSLVKVRLEIDEDDIETAMFFRRGVAQRTEQVRWLFGLRRRSVEFTSYSKVLVYVAFAERPDAVADRPNGGVLLKLFGNVPSNDLEMLYPSVRVRMRSVDKLLIGVPAVASGIVVVVTKLVASLGPLVLLLAFWAGLREESVRLDQATLITLGAGLAAFGGYLVRQFSKFKNRKIKLMKTLSEHLYFRNLDNDAGVFHHLLGAAEESEVKEAVLAYHFLRTADRPLTAAELDQRVEDWFSRWWGTTFDFRIRDGLRRLRAYDLLIEHEHGTLGAVPLTEAKQRLDQQWENMFRVRPDDSRLGVASG, encoded by the coding sequence ATGGATGCCGAACACTTCCTGCCGTTCCGCAAGAGCGCGGTGATCTCGCTATGTGCCGACGAGCTTCCCGATGCGGAACGCGCGTCGTTCGCCGAGTTCGCGCGTCTGCTGGCGGCCATGGTGCACCATGAGTTCCATATGCGGGGTGAGGCGGTGCTCGACGCCTATCACGTGGTCGATCCCGCGGAGGATGAGCGGGTGATCCGTGCCGCTACGCCCGAGGACCGGGCCGCGGCGCGGGCGCGGGTGGAGCGGGAACTGGTCGCGCTTGCCGAGGCGGCGGATTTCACGCGCATCGATGCCACCGAGATCGAGCGGGCGTTCGCCGAGCACTCCTTGGTGAAGGTGCGATTGGAGATCGACGAGGACGACATCGAGACGGCGATGTTCTTCCGGCGCGGAGTGGCGCAGCGTACCGAACAGGTCCGATGGCTGTTCGGTCTGCGACGCCGCAGCGTCGAATTCACCAGCTATAGCAAGGTTCTCGTGTACGTGGCGTTCGCTGAGCGCCCGGATGCGGTGGCGGATCGACCCAACGGCGGTGTGCTGCTGAAGCTGTTCGGGAACGTTCCGAGCAACGATCTCGAGATGTTGTATCCGAGCGTTCGGGTGCGGATGCGATCGGTGGACAAGCTGCTGATCGGGGTGCCGGCAGTGGCCTCCGGAATAGTCGTGGTCGTCACCAAGCTGGTGGCTTCGCTGGGGCCGCTTGTCCTGTTGCTGGCGTTCTGGGCCGGGCTGCGCGAGGAATCCGTACGGCTGGATCAGGCCACGCTGATCACCCTGGGCGCCGGATTGGCGGCCTTCGGCGGTTACCTGGTGCGGCAGTTCTCCAAGTTCAAGAACCGCAAGATCAAGTTGATGAAGACGCTGTCGGAACATCTCTACTTCCGCAATCTCGACAACGACGCGGGAGTGTTCCACCATCTGCTCGGCGCAGCCGAGGAATCGGAGGTGAAGGAAGCCGTTCTCGCCTACCACTTCCTGCGCACGGCCGACCGGCCGCTCACCGCCGCCGAACTCGATCAGCGGGTCGAGGACTGGTTCAGTCGGTGGTGGGGGACGACCTTCGACTTCCGGATCCGCGACGGGCTTCGCAGGCTCCGCGCATACGATCTGCTCATCGAACACGAGCACGGCACGCTGGGCGCGGTGCCGCTGACCGAAGCCAAACAGCGGCTGGACCAGCAGTGGGAGAACATGTTTCGTGTCCGTCCGGACGACAGCCGCCTCGGGGTCGCTTCCGGTTGA
- a CDS encoding erythromycin esterase family protein, producing MSHESHDAADAARWIRDFAHPLAPVGADGPLADLAALADRAGDAVVVGIGTTTRAGHELSATAHRLLRLSVETLGFRALALLDDESVVAAMDDYARTGAGDPRAILGEAWVPWRTAETLAVLEWARRFNVAHPHDPLRLFGLVPEAAKPSHYEHVARFVGTVAPHRIEDLRSAYDPIVTAHQVGEHIQRANGTHPGRPFSDHAAEALTLVESLPGAADAPGVLDAARLIVRYHANSTASGRRDFAAESADAARRIADWHDRTGQRVVFWEGVSNTAVARQLTVAAMAQSFPSTGFLLRQHFGSGYLSVAITFHHGSVRAGLAVPAPSADFVDSVLDQPGLGNYLLDLRTAPAGAVQRWLRRPGKLRLVIGTYDPTHDTDHHITGAGLGDWFDIVLRIRTITPTQSFAGGR from the coding sequence ATGTCGCACGAGTCGCACGACGCCGCGGACGCGGCGCGCTGGATCCGTGACTTCGCGCACCCGCTCGCGCCGGTCGGTGCCGACGGGCCGCTCGCGGATCTGGCGGCGTTGGCGGACCGGGCCGGTGACGCTGTCGTCGTCGGAATCGGAACAACCACCCGCGCCGGGCACGAACTGTCCGCGACTGCGCATCGCCTACTGCGATTGTCGGTAGAGACACTGGGATTCCGGGCGCTCGCCCTGCTGGATGACGAATCCGTCGTCGCGGCCATGGACGACTACGCGCGGACGGGTGCCGGTGACCCACGGGCGATCCTGGGCGAGGCGTGGGTGCCGTGGCGGACCGCCGAGACGCTCGCTGTCCTGGAGTGGGCGCGTCGGTTCAACGTCGCGCATCCGCACGATCCGCTGCGCCTGTTCGGCTTGGTTCCCGAGGCCGCCAAGCCATCGCACTACGAGCACGTGGCACGGTTCGTCGGAACGGTCGCACCGCATCGGATCGAAGATCTGCGCTCCGCTTACGATCCGATCGTCACGGCCCATCAGGTGGGTGAGCACATCCAGCGCGCGAACGGCACCCACCCCGGGCGCCCGTTCTCCGACCATGCCGCAGAAGCACTGACCCTGGTCGAGTCGTTGCCTGGCGCCGCCGACGCACCCGGGGTCCTGGACGCGGCCCGCCTGATCGTGCGATACCACGCGAACAGCACCGCCTCGGGCCGCCGTGACTTCGCCGCCGAGTCCGCCGATGCCGCTCGCCGCATCGCGGACTGGCACGACCGCACCGGACAGCGGGTCGTGTTCTGGGAAGGGGTGTCCAACACCGCCGTCGCGCGGCAGCTCACCGTGGCCGCCATGGCACAGAGCTTTCCGAGCACGGGATTCCTGCTGCGACAACACTTCGGATCCGGCTACCTGTCCGTCGCGATCACCTTCCATCACGGCAGCGTCCGTGCCGGGCTCGCCGTGCCCGCGCCGTCGGCGGACTTCGTCGACAGCGTGCTCGACCAACCCGGCCTCGGGAACTACCTGCTCGATCTACGGACCGCTCCCGCGGGCGCGGTTCAGCGGTGGCTGCGTCGACCCGGGAAACTCCGCCTCGTCATCGGAACCTACGACCCGACCCACGACACCGATCACCACATCACCGGTGCCGGCCTGGGTGACTGGTTCGACATCGTTCTGCGCATCCGAACCATCACTCCGACGCAATCGTTCGCCGGCGGGCGGTAG
- a CDS encoding nuclear transport factor 2 family protein encodes MDRLDVIETCTRMAWYADLREWDKLAEVFAETVTLDYTSLNGGEPVVLTPARIATAWQQALGGFAATQHLLGNHLVSIEGDSAVCTASFQATHRKSAPYGASLWTLGGSYRFDLVRSTDGWRITAVVMTALWGDGNRALP; translated from the coding sequence ATGGATCGCCTGGATGTCATCGAAACGTGCACGCGGATGGCGTGGTACGCCGATCTCCGCGAGTGGGACAAGCTCGCGGAGGTGTTCGCCGAGACGGTGACGCTGGACTACACCAGCCTCAACGGAGGCGAGCCGGTCGTACTCACTCCCGCGCGGATCGCGACCGCGTGGCAGCAAGCGCTCGGTGGTTTCGCGGCGACCCAGCACCTGCTCGGCAACCACCTGGTGAGCATCGAGGGCGACAGCGCGGTCTGCACCGCCTCCTTCCAAGCGACCCATCGCAAGTCGGCCCCCTATGGCGCGTCCCTGTGGACGCTGGGCGGTTCCTACCGTTTCGACCTCGTGCGATCCACCGATGGCTGGCGGATCACCGCGGTGGTGATGACGGCGCTATGGGGCGACGGCAACCGAGCGCTGCCGTGA
- a CDS encoding alpha/beta hydrolase, producing the protein MKVEFDSAGVRLVGNLYLPPGQDPAPGVAVAGTWTSVKELMADRYAERLAAHGYAALSFDFTGFGESAGEPRDVESPERKIRDIHNAMTFLAAHPAVDATRLGALGICAAAMYMSADAAEDARVKSLALVAPWLHDAAICAQVYGGAEAVAARIALGELARSRFEETGVVDYVPVVSATDERAAMPYDIDFYLNPARGGIPVWPNRFAVMSWVDWLTYDAIALAPKISQPTVLVHSEQAAIPDGARRFHAGLAGPKDIVWTPGTQFDFYDQEPQVTIAVEAVAAHFARTL; encoded by the coding sequence ATGAAGGTCGAATTCGACAGTGCCGGAGTGCGACTCGTCGGCAACCTGTACTTGCCACCGGGCCAGGACCCGGCGCCGGGCGTCGCGGTGGCCGGGACCTGGACCAGCGTCAAGGAGTTGATGGCCGACCGGTACGCCGAGCGGTTGGCGGCACACGGTTACGCGGCGCTGTCGTTCGATTTCACCGGCTTCGGCGAATCGGCGGGCGAACCGCGGGACGTCGAATCGCCGGAGCGGAAGATCCGGGACATCCACAACGCGATGACCTTCCTGGCCGCACACCCGGCCGTCGACGCCACGCGGCTGGGCGCGCTGGGCATCTGCGCGGCGGCGATGTACATGTCCGCTGACGCGGCGGAAGACGCGCGGGTGAAGTCGCTCGCACTGGTGGCGCCTTGGCTGCACGACGCGGCCATCTGCGCACAGGTCTACGGCGGAGCCGAGGCGGTGGCGGCCAGAATCGCGCTCGGCGAGCTGGCGCGGTCACGATTCGAGGAGACGGGTGTGGTCGACTACGTGCCGGTGGTCAGCGCCACCGACGAGCGCGCGGCCATGCCCTACGACATCGACTTCTACCTCAACCCCGCCCGTGGCGGAATACCCGTCTGGCCCAACCGGTTCGCCGTCATGTCCTGGGTCGACTGGCTCACCTACGACGCCATCGCACTGGCGCCGAAGATCTCCCAGCCCACGGTGCTCGTGCACAGCGAGCAGGCCGCGATCCCCGACGGTGCGCGCCGCTTCCACGCCGGGCTGGCCGGACCCAAGGACATCGTCTGGACTCCGGGCACCCAATTCGACTTCTACGACCAGGAACCACAGGTCACCATCGCGGTCGAAGCCGTCGCCGCCCACTTCGCCCGGACGCTGTGA